One genomic region from Natrarchaeobius halalkaliphilus encodes:
- a CDS encoding DUF7093 family protein, which translates to MVLRCSLLGHDYGESEVDREREERGSEVVVTVQEYEECLRCGERNVISENTEVTSIVTDSTGDSRPHDPDLDVDSEPPVEQTHDRTRGDGDAATGPPEADAEIVDESAAGVESPPSEKGSPPPGESSTTEHPETEDGEPITDDGEILEDDESDVGDDRDHGEWPDSDDVGPPVDTSKSSAAWPDSETEPATDTEPGEDADSVENAGSTEQRHHDQSDEGDEPIEDDEPIEDDGIVLEHDDTAHEPSTGTETVATEAEILDAGDGNDADDPAADVEAGSGIQRAESVPTPGRSSRNRSDDRTEFYCPRCDFVEGNNHGSLRAGDICPSCRKGYLGERPKQ; encoded by the coding sequence ATGGTCCTGCGATGTTCGTTGCTCGGGCACGACTACGGCGAGTCCGAAGTCGACCGCGAGCGCGAAGAACGGGGCAGCGAAGTCGTCGTTACCGTCCAGGAGTACGAGGAGTGTCTCCGCTGTGGCGAGCGAAACGTCATCAGCGAAAACACCGAGGTGACGAGCATCGTCACGGACTCGACCGGCGACTCACGACCTCACGATCCTGATCTCGACGTCGACTCCGAACCGCCGGTAGAACAGACTCACGACCGAACGCGCGGAGACGGGGACGCCGCAACCGGACCACCCGAAGCTGACGCAGAAATCGTCGACGAGTCTGCGGCGGGTGTCGAGTCCCCTCCTTCCGAGAAGGGTTCACCGCCTCCTGGCGAGTCGAGCACCACCGAGCATCCCGAAACCGAAGACGGCGAGCCGATCACCGACGACGGGGAGATTCTCGAGGACGACGAAAGCGACGTCGGCGACGACCGCGACCACGGCGAGTGGCCCGACTCGGACGACGTCGGTCCGCCCGTCGACACGTCGAAGTCGTCGGCCGCCTGGCCGGACAGTGAGACCGAGCCAGCGACGGACACCGAACCGGGCGAGGACGCCGATTCGGTCGAGAACGCCGGTTCGACAGAGCAACGCCACCACGACCAGTCGGACGAAGGCGACGAACCGATCGAGGACGACGAACCGATCGAGGACGACGGGATCGTTCTCGAGCACGACGATACCGCTCACGAGCCGTCGACCGGCACCGAGACGGTCGCGACGGAGGCCGAAATACTCGATGCCGGTGACGGGAACGACGCCGACGATCCCGCCGCCGACGTCGAGGCCGGATCGGGTATCCAGCGGGCCGAGTCGGTTCCGACGCCGGGACGTTCCTCGAGAAACCGCTCCGACGACCGAACGGAGTTTTACTGCCCGCGCTGTGACTTCGTCGAGGGGAACAACCACGGATCGCTTCGCGCTGGCGATATCTGTCCCAGTTGTCGGAAAGGCTATCTGGGTGAGCGTCCGAAACAGTAG